AActggttttaattattatactCCCCCCGTTCGTTAATGTTCTATTCACTTTTTTTTCTTCACAGTCTCCAGTACACATTTTGAACCACTAATATCTCAAATTATGTAATAGTATAAATTaagaaaagttgatattttgaaaatacacattgggACGTGTCTAACAAGATTTCACATGATAATGTTGATACGGTCAAACTTTGTTTATTTTGACCTATGAGTAGTAAGTGAgttagaacattaaggaacaggagtatgatatttttttaatttgtttaaaaatCAGTATAAGCTAGATCTCTATTAGTGAATCGCAAAGTTTCTAAGCTAGATCTCTATTAGTGAATTGTTTGATGCTTCCCAGCCATTGAGAGTCCCTCGTGTCTTAAATGGCTGCTGGTAGCTTATTTTGAGTTGAGCCAAGTTAGTTATATGACTTGTATCTCTATCAGTTATAAAATGGTGTTCTCATGAGATACCAGTTGCTTTGCTAATTGCAACCGAAGTATATATCGATTCATAATGACCGACATACCATTGTATTTGGCAAGGGGATGGAAGACTGAAGAATGAAGATCATGAAATGGTGAAAGTAAAAGGAGCTGCTATCATTTTAGTTTACTTTCATTGAGTTGCAAGGCTCTTTTGGTATTTTAAACCGTTAAACCTTGGATGCATCGATGAAGTGAAGTTGAGTGATATCTGAATGTGTGTACCAATGCTCTAAGAAACCTGCATTTGAAGCTCCCATCATTATATCGATATTAGGCAATTTTAGTTCTTTGTTTTTACTTATTCTTGAATTTTCCCTCATGTTTATCTAGTTAATTATAAAAGTTCTATCTTAATATAGGCAGTTCGCTTTCACGAATCATGTTAAGCCTGTGTTACAATTTCCATCTCCacctttgcttttttttttggggggggggagGTGGGTGGGTGGGTATCAGTGTGCGTGTAAGGAAGAGGTTAGTGGGTAGGAGGGGGATGAAGCAAGACCGTTGAGATAGGGATATCCTAAAGTCGATACGTGCACGtgaaaaagaatatattttaaacttttaaacAAACGTCCTGGACAATCctagtttttcaagtattcttCCAGTCCCTAACTTCCAAGGGAGATGTTGTATCAAGCAATATTCTCTTTTTATGTAATCAGTTTCATGGATCTTCACCGCTTACAGTGGTGGATCTTGAATTATGTAATCGTCTAACGTCCCGGTGGAGGTCCAGTTACTTTAGCGTGACTTATTTTTTCCTTCAAGTAATATTAAGTACGAAGTAGCATGATCTATGAAATGCTCATCCAGTGAAGCCCCATGGCCCCTGTTTTTCGTCAATTCTCCATAACTCATTTACTAGCCTGATGATCTATTATTTTCTGTGTCTAAGGTGTGAAATGTGCTTTACTTGTTTGCTGACAGCATCGCTGAGGATAAGGTTGTATTCCCTGCCGTAGATGCAGAATTGTCCTTTGCTCAGGAGCATGCTGAAGAAGAAAGCAAATTTCAGAAAATCAGATGCTTAATAGAGAACATACAGCTTGCCAACGCAGAATCATCTTTAGACGATTTCTATTCAAGACTATGTACATATGCTGATCAAATAACAGGCACCATACAGAAGCATTTCCGGAACGAGGAAATTCAGGTTTGTTCATTTTGTATGAAGTGTAAACTTTCAGAATGTACATTATGTGCCGATGTTGGGTTTCCTTATTTAGGTGAGAACGTTAGAAGAAGTTTTAATGGAGAGACTGATACACAAAGGCTATAAGATATTGCCCTGAAGTTAATAAAGTGCCTTAAAATTGTGATTATTGCTTTTGTCGAAATCTTACTGCATTCCGGCTTGAATGGTTTTGTTCACTCAATGTGGATGTGAATTTACTGCGAACTTGTGGGTGGTTACATCCTATTGTAGACTTATAGTCATTATACATACTCTTCATGGTTTTTCACGTAGTTACATCTTGCACCTCTAGGTACTTCCACTTGCCCGAAAGCTATTTAGCCCGCAGAGACAAAGAGAACTTATGTACCAGAGCCTGTGTGTGATGCCATTGAAATTAATTGAACGTGTATTGCCATGGTTAGTCGGATCACTTGGCGAAGAAGAAGCAAAGTGCTTTCTTAAAAACATGTATATGGCAGGTGATATTATAATTTTAGACATTCTgctatttaaaatttatcattataTTGTGTTCTTCATTTTCATATTCCTGGCTATAGCTGTGTGTATTATGCTTTCTTCTCATTTGTTGAACCTCATCTGTCTAATGCAGCTCCAGCTGCAGATGCTGCACTTGTTACACTTTTTTCTGGTTGGGCGTGCAAAGGTAGTAAAATGAACGTCTGCTTGTCCTCAAGTGCAATTGGTTGTTGTCCAGCTGGTCTGCTTAGTGGGGAAGGCAATGAACAGTCTCTTGTTAGTGAATACACTGCGTGCTTATCCAATGGGGATAAAGCTTCCATAACACAACAGGATGATGAAGATCGGCCATTCAAGCGGAGTAACATGACATCAAGAGAAGAGACTGGTAATCTTGAAGACAGAAAAGGAGGTAATTTCCAGTGTGGTACTCTATCCTGTTGTGTCCCTGGTTTAGGAGTTAATAATGGTCACCTGGTAGTGAGTTCATTAGCTGCTGCGAAATCTCTACGTTCCTTGTCTCTTAGTCCCACTGCACCCTCCCTTAACTCGAGTCTTTTCAATTGGGAGACTGAGATAAGCATTTCAAATACTGGATCTACTACGAGGCCTATTGATAACATATTTAAGTTTCATAAAGCAATCCGCAAAGACTTGGAGTACTTGGATGCTGAGTCTGGAAAATTAACTGAATGTGATGAGGCATTTCTTAGGCAGTTTAGTGGCCGATTTCGACTTTTGTGGGGACTGTACAAAGCTCATAGTAATGCGGAGGATGACATAGTATTCCCAGCACTGGAGTCCAAGGAAGCTCTTCACAATGTCAGCCACTCTTATACTTTGGATCACAAGCAAGAAGAGATGCTTTTCGAGGACATATCTTCTGCACTGTCTGAACTTTCACAACTCTGCGGAGCATTGAGTAGACCTAGTGCTGCTGAAGCCCCACGTGGATACGACTCCAATGAAAGCGACCCTGGTGATAAATTGAGGAAGTACCATGAGCTTGCTACCAAGCTTCAGGGAATGTGCAAATCTATAAGAGTAACTCTTGATCAGCATGTTCTCAACGAAGAGCGCGAGCTATGGCCTCTGTTTGACAAACATTTTTCCGTGGAGGACCAGGATAAAATTGTTGGCCATATAATTGGTACTACTGGAGCAGAGGTGCTTCAATCTATGCTTCCATGGGTAACTTCTGCACTAACCCAAGAGGAACAGAATAAGATGATGGACACATGGAAGAATGCAACCAAGAACACTATGTTTAGTGAATGGCTTAATGAATGGTGGGAAAGCGCTACTCCCTCTCAACAATGTTCAACATTAGAGATAAGTTCAACACAAGGTTTGTGTCTTACCTAGAACGCATCAGTAAAGCTGCTGACCTgatctttttcttattttttgatAGAACTGTGCCCTGGAAACTTTGGTTTTGACTAATATTTTTGTAATTTCATCAGGCCATGATGTGTGCGATGCTTTGGACTCCAGTGATCAAACTTTCAAGCCTGGATGGAAAGATATTTTCAGAATGAATCAGAGTGAACTTGAGTCTGAAATAAGAAAGGTCTCTCGTGATTCAAGCCTTGATCCACGAAGAAAAGATTACTTGATTCAAAATTTGATGACCAGGTTCATTTCATTTTCAGTGGTGCATTAAGTTCCGTTGTGGAACTTTTTCTGATGCtgaattcttttccttttcggGGGTATGTTTTTAGTCGCTGGATCGCTGCTCAGCAGAAGATTTCTCATGAAGGGACAGGTGAATCTTCAAATGGCGATGACCTGCTTGGATGCTGTCCATCATACCGAGATCCTGAGAAAAAAATCTTTGGATGTGAACACTACAAAAGAAATTGCAAACTTCGAGCTGCTTGCTGTGGAAAATTGTTCCCATGTAGGTTCTGTCATGACAAAGTCAGTGACCACTCCATGGATAGGTATGTTTTCTTATCCTAATTCTTACTCCATCAAAGTTTTTGGGTGCTTACCAATGTGCTTTTATATTCCCAACCAGGAAAGTTACCACTGAAATTATGTGTATGCGCTGCTGTAAAATTCAGCCTGTTGGACCGGTTTGCACAACGCCTTCATGCAATGGACTTTCAATGGCCCAATATTACTGTAACATCTGCAAATTTTTTGATGATGAGAGGTAAAAGAGCAGTTAATAGGCCTACCTTCTATTGGTGTTTTCTTGAAGTTTTGATCCAAGCTGgcaagttttttattttttttatgtttaagCTATTACCTATCAGTATATTACTGTCACTCTAGATAATAGTTATCCAGGACTGGCAAGAATGTATTGTATGTAGGATAAATAGTCTGAAGGGTTTTAAATACCGTACCTTTGTCCTCTTACTCTCTTAGGCATACTCAACATTAGTGCTTCCTGATGAGACAACAGCATTTGTTCATAAGAATGTGTATGTGATCAACAGCTTAAGTCAAGGGACAATTTTAACAGAGCTCGCAATCTAAAGATCATGTATATGTCTTTAATGTTTGCTATAAAAATAGATATTCAGTTTTCTAAGGGGGATGTATGTGAAATTTTCATTGGCATAGAAATGTGAAGGCAATGCTTCATCGTCGTTATTCATAAATATATTGTGTTCATAACTTTGTGGACTATTTAAGGAAGCAAATAATCCTTAAAGAATTGATGCATATTTTGGGACATCGTACTTTGTGACAAATATATTGAATGAGCGCAAATACCTTTTTGTTTTGTTGAGGAAATGAGCGCAAATACATAGTAACATATTCACAGTTTCAAAGGGGGTTGTATGTGAAAATTTGTTTCCCTGCAAGTGTAAAGGAGAATTCCTCATCATTGTTCATAAATGTATTCAGCTCATAATTGTGTGGACAATTAAGGGAAGGGGCCAGTCCTATCTACTTACTACCTCTGTGCAAATTATATATAGAACATCCAAATGGGTACATGATACGTGGTACGTAAGTACACTTGTGGACTAGTTTAGCAAAACTTGTTAGTAAGCTTGTATTCCTGTACTCATCTATGTAAATTAAGGGACATACTTCTAGAAAAATGAAAGATTTTTCACATGAGTTGTGTTATGCTTAGTAGGATCCTTTTTGTTTAGTATTACTTAACTGGTCCATCTTTGTAGTTTAAAGAACTGCCCACTTATACGTGTGATTACTTGGTGGGAAGCATGGAAATGgaaaatgaaacaaaagaacatattTGCCATTGACCATATAgagtttaaattatttttttgggttGGAGGCTATTTTATCCCTTTTAACATTTTGATATATTTGCGCATCATATGTTTGTAGCCATGGAGCAACcatatattttataattgagAAAAGTTTCATATGCATAATATGTCATTAATTTTTAGCATAAGGAACTACAGACTGAAATTTGTTTCAGTGGCTCAATGCAACTTCAAAGCTGATTGGACAGGATTTGCAATTAACGAAACAGCAGAATGTGTTTCAGTGGATTAAAGTGTTGCAATTAAATTACTGACGATTTTTCCTAAAATCCTGTCTTCAGAAGTGTCTATCATTGCCCATTCTGCAACTTGTGCCGTGTGGGGAAGGGCCTTGGTTCAGACTTCTTCCACTGCATGACTTGCAATTGCTGCCTGAGTGTGAAGCTGGTTGATCATAAATGCCGTGAGAAAGGTCTGGAAACAAATTGCCCTATCTGCTGTGATTTTCTCTTCACATCAAGTGCATCAGTCAGAGCTCTTCCCTGTGGCCATTTTATGCATTCAGCTTGCTTCCAGGTTGGTGAATGACGAAATTTCCTTGgttttcttatttcttttttcGACGGAATGTCTATTAACTTGTTGGTTTCCTTCTCCATCTTTTGTGTTACTTTTGTTAATAACTGCTTGAATTCTCTCCTCTTTGCTGTGATGTCAGGCCTATACTTGCAGTAACTATATTTGTCCGATTTGTAGCAAGTCCTTGGGAGATATGGCGGTAAGAACATTCCTTCATG
This genomic stretch from Spinacia oleracea cultivar Varoflay chromosome 3, BTI_SOV_V1, whole genome shotgun sequence harbors:
- the LOC110782557 gene encoding zinc finger protein BRUTUS, with the protein product MATPLTGIGHRDGGGVAILAGPVNAVDPSPPTSSSSSKPSLKNSAQKSPILIFLFFHKAIKAELEGLHRAAIDFAKNHGTDIQPLLKRYHFLRCIYKHHCNAEDEVIFPALDIRVKNVARTYSLEHEGESVLFDELFELLTTKVRDEETYRRELASRTGALQTSISQHMSKEEKQVFPLLIEKFSFEEQASLVWRFLCSIPVNMMMEFLPWLSSSVSTDESQDMQKCLRKIIPNEDLLHKVIFTWMDGTEMDKPRSSCGTTVQCSIDSTACASVGQAKGSSCACESSQTGKRKRVKLSSSTADSDLSFPIDEISLWHKAINRELSEIAEAARRMQLKDEFSDLSAFNERLHFITEVCIFHSIAEDKVVFPAVDAELSFAQEHAEEESKFQKIRCLIENIQLANAESSLDDFYSRLCTYADQITGTIQKHFRNEEIQVLPLARKLFSPQRQRELMYQSLCVMPLKLIERVLPWLVGSLGEEEAKCFLKNMYMAAPAADAALVTLFSGWACKGSKMNVCLSSSAIGCCPAGLLSGEGNEQSLVSEYTACLSNGDKASITQQDDEDRPFKRSNMTSREETGNLEDRKGGNFQCGTLSCCVPGLGVNNGHLVVSSLAAAKSLRSLSLSPTAPSLNSSLFNWETEISISNTGSTTRPIDNIFKFHKAIRKDLEYLDAESGKLTECDEAFLRQFSGRFRLLWGLYKAHSNAEDDIVFPALESKEALHNVSHSYTLDHKQEEMLFEDISSALSELSQLCGALSRPSAAEAPRGYDSNESDPGDKLRKYHELATKLQGMCKSIRVTLDQHVLNEERELWPLFDKHFSVEDQDKIVGHIIGTTGAEVLQSMLPWVTSALTQEEQNKMMDTWKNATKNTMFSEWLNEWWESATPSQQCSTLEISSTQGHDVCDALDSSDQTFKPGWKDIFRMNQSELESEIRKVSRDSSLDPRRKDYLIQNLMTSRWIAAQQKISHEGTGESSNGDDLLGCCPSYRDPEKKIFGCEHYKRNCKLRAACCGKLFPCRFCHDKVSDHSMDRKVTTEIMCMRCCKIQPVGPVCTTPSCNGLSMAQYYCNICKFFDDERSVYHCPFCNLCRVGKGLGSDFFHCMTCNCCLSVKLVDHKCREKGLETNCPICCDFLFTSSASVRALPCGHFMHSACFQAYTCSNYICPICSKSLGDMAVYFGMLDALLASEQLPEDYRDRCQDILCNDCGRKGTARFHWLYHKCGLCGSYNTRVIRNGPADSNCSSLT